In one Umezawaea sp. Da 62-37 genomic region, the following are encoded:
- a CDS encoding cellulose binding domain-containing protein has translation MRTRLLSLAGVAGVVAALLGATSAQAAAPRLTAAFTQGSVWDSGYGGDIVLTNSGDADSTSWTVEFDLPSGTTVSSSWSSVRTQTGQHYRFTNAGFNGKIKPGATANFGFNAAGGGLPSGCTVNGLACDGTTPPNPPADTQAPTTPTGLRSTGVTAGSVSLSWSAATDNVAVTGYEVLLGGAVTTTATSTSATVSGLSPATAYSFTVRARDAAGNRSAAGTAVTATTGTDSGGGSTVNVSTTAQLQAALAAAAPGQTIKLAAGTYRGSFAVASKAGTASQRITLSGPATAVLINDGPSGEAPSCPAPTAGWDSGYGLWLFDSPYWNLTGFTVQESKKGIVLDNSHHTTIDGVSVHHVDEEAVHFRRSSADGVLRNSTITDTGLVQPGYGEGVYLGSANSNWACHGNTGGIDRSDRVQVLNNRIGPNTAAEPIDVKEGTYDGVIRGNTFNGQGISGENSADSWIDVKGIGYLIEDNTGTFIGPGVFANGYETHNTSTTPALPNGCGNTWRGNRSDLGGVGQYAINITSVSKCASMPNVIYSSNTATGAVKGLTNATITP, from the coding sequence ATGAGGACACGGCTCCTGTCACTGGCGGGCGTGGCGGGGGTGGTCGCGGCCCTGCTGGGCGCCACCTCGGCCCAGGCCGCGGCACCCCGGCTCACGGCCGCGTTCACCCAGGGTTCGGTGTGGGACTCCGGGTACGGCGGCGACATCGTGCTCACCAACTCCGGTGACGCCGACAGCACGTCGTGGACGGTCGAGTTCGACCTGCCTTCGGGCACGACGGTCAGCAGCTCGTGGAGCTCCGTGCGCACCCAGACCGGCCAGCACTACCGGTTCACCAATGCCGGGTTCAACGGCAAGATCAAGCCGGGCGCCACCGCGAACTTCGGCTTCAACGCGGCCGGCGGCGGTCTCCCGTCGGGCTGCACCGTCAACGGCCTCGCGTGCGACGGCACCACGCCCCCGAACCCGCCCGCCGACACCCAGGCCCCCACAACGCCCACGGGTCTGCGGTCCACCGGCGTGACCGCGGGCTCGGTGTCGCTGTCCTGGAGCGCGGCCACCGACAACGTCGCCGTCACCGGCTACGAGGTGCTGCTCGGCGGGGCCGTGACCACGACGGCCACGTCCACATCGGCCACCGTCAGCGGCCTGTCCCCGGCCACTGCGTACTCGTTCACCGTGCGCGCCCGTGACGCCGCGGGCAACAGGTCCGCCGCCGGCACCGCGGTCACCGCCACCACCGGCACGGACAGCGGCGGCGGCAGCACGGTCAACGTCTCGACCACCGCCCAGCTCCAGGCCGCCCTCGCCGCCGCCGCGCCCGGCCAGACGATCAAGCTGGCGGCCGGCACCTACCGCGGCTCCTTCGCCGTGGCCTCGAAAGCGGGCACCGCGTCGCAGCGGATCACCCTGAGCGGCCCCGCCACCGCCGTCCTCATCAACGACGGCCCCTCCGGCGAGGCCCCGTCCTGCCCCGCTCCCACCGCGGGCTGGGACTCCGGCTACGGCCTGTGGCTGTTCGACTCGCCGTACTGGAACCTCACCGGGTTCACCGTGCAGGAGTCGAAGAAGGGCATCGTCCTGGACAACTCCCACCACACCACCATCGACGGCGTCTCCGTCCACCACGTCGACGAGGAGGCCGTCCACTTCCGCCGCAGCTCCGCCGACGGCGTCCTGCGCAACTCCACCATCACCGACACCGGCCTCGTCCAGCCCGGCTACGGCGAAGGCGTCTACCTCGGCTCGGCCAACTCGAACTGGGCCTGCCACGGCAACACCGGCGGCATCGACCGCAGCGACCGCGTCCAGGTGCTGAACAACCGCATCGGCCCCAACACCGCCGCGGAACCGATCGACGTCAAGGAAGGCACCTACGACGGCGTCATCCGCGGCAACACCTTCAACGGCCAGGGCATCAGCGGCGAGAACTCGGCCGACTCCTGGATCGACGTCAAGGGCATCGGCTACCTCATCGAGGACAACACCGGCACCTTCATCGGCCCCGGCGTGTTCGCCAACGGGTACGAGACCCACAACACCAGCACCACCCCGGCCCTGCCCAACGGCTGCGGCAACACCTGGCGCGGCAACCGCTCGGACCTCGGCGGCGTCGGCCAGTACGCCATCAACATCACGTCGGTGTCCAAGTGCGCCTCCATGCCCAACGTCATCTACTCCTCCAACACCGCCACCGGCGCCGTGAAGGGCCTGACCAACGCCACCATCACCCCGTAA